Proteins from a genomic interval of Gordonia sp. SL306:
- a CDS encoding cell division protein FtsQ/DivIB, with protein MSPRVRETSRRSRLLLGTVLVIVVVVGLGLIAYFTPLMSVRSTDVHDNRAVPTDQIIGAAQVADGTPLLQVDTHQVAQRIAAIPSIESVRVQRSYPSSLTITVVERQPVVKVTDGQKVHVLDRSGVGYLTFDTTTGVPPEMNRLPEFSTPNPGPGDPTTTATLAAVSGLPESIGSRVVKVAASSPVDIQFTLKGNKTVVWGDSGQGAEKARTLGALLTRPATTYNVSSPEFPAYK; from the coding sequence GTGAGTCCGCGGGTGCGGGAAACCTCGCGTCGTTCCCGGCTTCTGCTGGGCACGGTCCTGGTCATCGTGGTGGTGGTCGGTCTCGGTCTGATCGCCTACTTCACCCCGCTGATGTCGGTCCGGTCGACCGACGTCCACGACAATCGGGCGGTCCCGACCGACCAGATCATCGGCGCGGCCCAGGTGGCCGACGGGACGCCACTGCTGCAGGTGGACACGCACCAGGTCGCGCAGCGGATCGCGGCGATCCCCTCGATCGAATCGGTCCGGGTGCAGCGGAGCTATCCGTCGTCGCTGACCATCACCGTCGTCGAGCGGCAACCGGTGGTGAAGGTGACCGACGGGCAGAAGGTCCATGTACTCGACCGTTCGGGCGTCGGGTATCTGACCTTCGACACCACGACCGGTGTGCCACCGGAGATGAACCGGCTGCCGGAGTTCTCGACACCCAATCCGGGTCCCGGTGATCCGACGACGACCGCAACCCTCGCAGCCGTCTCCGGGCTGCCGGAATCGATCGGGAGCCGGGTCGTCAAGGTGGCCGCCTCGTCGCCGGTGGACATCCAGTTCACCCTCAAGGGCAACAAGACCGTCGTCTGGGGAGACAGTGGGCAAGGGGCGGAGAAAGCCCGAACCCTCGGCGCCCTGCTGACACGTCCCGCGACCACCTACAACGTGTCAAGCCCGGAGTTCCCCGCCTACAAGTGA
- the murC gene encoding UDP-N-acetylmuramate--L-alanine ligase, producing the protein MNGDSVNGPVGELPERLRRVHMVGIGGAGMSGLARILLARGGQVSGSDAKNSRGILALRTRGARIQVGHDPSALDQLPGGPSVVVTTHAAIPKTNPELVAARSRGIPVLLRPRILADLMVGYRTLLVAGTHGKTSTTSIAVVALQHCGVDPSFAVGGELNESGTNAHHGSGEIFVAEADESDGSLLEYTPDVVVVTNIEVDHLDHFGTREAYVDVFDEFADRIAPGGSLIVCLDDEGSAALAGRCAQRLAERGVSVFGYGAGRHADLAPAAKHVATLVSWSARGSGGVAQVRFDAPIADPSVERTLLLTVPGEHMALNAIGAVVACVCAGGALAGVIDGVEAFGGVHRRFEFRGRTGDVDVFDDYAHHPTEVRAVLTAARLAVESATPDSHAPGTGRVIAVFQPHLFSRTRDFAADFAAALDLADQVVVADVYGAREQPIPGISGASIADRVTRPVIFQPDLSALARTVASVARPGDLVLTLGAGDITMQGPEILEALRDRGANHAVTAVADGAGTNGAGANGPRANGPRANGAEGAGAPGSQP; encoded by the coding sequence ATGAACGGCGACTCCGTGAATGGCCCCGTAGGCGAACTCCCCGAACGTCTTCGCCGGGTGCACATGGTCGGCATCGGCGGCGCCGGGATGAGCGGGCTCGCCCGGATCCTGCTCGCCCGCGGCGGTCAGGTGTCCGGCTCCGATGCGAAGAACAGCCGGGGCATCCTCGCGTTGCGCACACGCGGAGCCCGCATCCAGGTCGGTCACGATCCGTCCGCCCTCGACCAGTTGCCGGGCGGCCCGTCGGTGGTCGTGACCACGCACGCGGCGATCCCCAAGACCAATCCCGAACTCGTCGCCGCCCGGTCGCGGGGCATTCCCGTCCTCTTGCGGCCCCGCATCCTGGCGGACCTGATGGTGGGGTATCGCACCCTGCTTGTGGCCGGAACCCACGGCAAGACCTCGACCACCTCGATCGCTGTTGTCGCGCTTCAGCATTGCGGTGTCGACCCGTCGTTCGCAGTGGGTGGCGAGCTCAACGAATCCGGTACCAACGCCCACCACGGCAGCGGCGAGATCTTCGTCGCCGAGGCCGACGAGAGCGACGGATCCCTGCTCGAGTACACCCCGGACGTCGTGGTGGTCACCAACATCGAGGTCGACCATCTCGATCACTTCGGGACCCGTGAGGCGTACGTCGACGTGTTCGACGAGTTCGCCGATCGCATCGCACCCGGCGGTTCGCTCATCGTGTGTCTCGACGACGAGGGTTCCGCGGCCCTGGCCGGCCGATGCGCGCAGCGACTGGCGGAACGGGGCGTGTCGGTGTTCGGCTACGGCGCGGGCCGGCATGCCGATCTCGCGCCCGCCGCGAAGCACGTCGCGACGTTGGTCTCGTGGTCGGCGCGGGGCTCCGGCGGGGTGGCGCAGGTGCGGTTCGACGCGCCGATCGCCGATCCGTCCGTCGAGCGCACCCTGCTGTTGACCGTCCCCGGCGAGCACATGGCGCTCAACGCGATCGGAGCGGTCGTCGCCTGTGTCTGCGCAGGTGGCGCCCTCGCGGGTGTCATCGACGGCGTCGAGGCTTTCGGTGGCGTTCACCGTCGATTCGAATTCCGTGGCCGGACAGGCGATGTGGACGTCTTCGACGATTACGCACACCACCCGACCGAGGTTCGGGCGGTGTTGACCGCCGCGCGGCTCGCGGTCGAGAGTGCGACGCCGGACAGCCACGCACCGGGAACGGGTCGGGTCATCGCGGTGTTCCAGCCGCATCTGTTCTCTCGCACCCGTGATTTCGCGGCCGACTTCGCCGCGGCGCTCGATCTCGCCGACCAGGTCGTCGTCGCCGATGTCTACGGCGCACGCGAGCAGCCGATCCCGGGGATCAGCGGTGCCAGCATCGCCGATCGGGTGACCCGGCCGGTCATCTTCCAGCCCGATCTGTCCGCGCTCGCGCGGACCGTCGCGTCCGTGGCACGCCCCGGCGACCTGGTGCTCACACTGGGGGCCGGTGACATCACCATGCAGGGGCCGGAAATCCTCGAGGCGTTGCGGGACCGCGGTGCCAACCACGCTGTCACCGCAGTCGCGGACGGTGCCGGGACGAATGGTGCCGGAGCGAATGGTCCCCGAGCGAATGGTCCCCGAGCGAACGGTGCCGAGGGGGCCGGGGCGCCGGGGTCGCAACCGTGA
- the murG gene encoding undecaprenyldiphospho-muramoylpentapeptide beta-N-acetylglucosaminyltransferase: MSSERGRSSDRPLSVVVAGGGTAGHIEPALAVADAVTRLDPTAQVTALGTTRGLETTLVPERGYPLELIPPVPLPRKPGMELAKTPARLVHAVTATRSVLSSVGADVVVGFGGYVALPAYFAAQMRVRGRHRLPIVIHEANASAGIANKVGARFADRVLAAVPGSGLDADVVGIPVRGVITELDRPALRAKARHYFGLDEDAPTVLVFGGSQGAQRLNDAVSGAAGALGTAGIGVLHAFGPKHTIDPQSPPGAPPYRGVGYLKRMDLAYAAADLVICRSGAMTVAEISATGLPAIYVPLPHGNGEQRLNALPVVEAGGGIIVDDAELTADWVAREVPAMLADRDRLAAMSVAATGSGHRDAADAVASAALELAAQHRGGGRRRRLRSAFRSPGSVSER; this comes from the coding sequence GTGAGTTCTGAGCGAGGCCGGTCGTCGGATCGGCCGTTGTCGGTCGTGGTCGCCGGCGGTGGGACCGCCGGACACATCGAACCCGCGCTCGCCGTCGCGGATGCGGTGACCCGTCTGGACCCGACCGCGCAGGTCACGGCCCTGGGGACCACCCGTGGTCTCGAGACCACCCTGGTGCCCGAGCGCGGGTACCCCCTGGAGCTGATCCCGCCCGTCCCGCTACCCCGGAAGCCGGGGATGGAACTGGCCAAGACGCCTGCCCGTCTCGTCCATGCGGTGACCGCGACCCGGTCGGTGCTCTCGTCGGTCGGCGCCGACGTCGTGGTCGGTTTCGGCGGTTATGTCGCCCTGCCGGCGTACTTCGCGGCGCAGATGCGGGTCCGCGGCCGTCACCGGCTGCCGATCGTCATCCACGAGGCCAATGCGAGCGCCGGGATCGCGAACAAGGTCGGCGCGCGGTTCGCCGATCGGGTGCTGGCGGCGGTACCGGGTTCCGGCCTGGACGCCGACGTGGTCGGCATCCCGGTACGCGGTGTCATCACCGAACTCGACCGTCCGGCTCTGCGCGCCAAGGCGCGCCACTATTTCGGCCTCGACGAGGACGCGCCGACGGTGCTTGTGTTCGGGGGATCCCAAGGTGCGCAACGACTCAACGACGCCGTCTCCGGCGCCGCGGGTGCGCTGGGCACCGCAGGCATCGGCGTGCTCCACGCGTTCGGCCCGAAGCACACGATCGATCCACAGTCGCCGCCGGGTGCGCCGCCGTATCGAGGGGTCGGCTACCTCAAGCGGATGGATCTCGCATACGCCGCGGCAGATCTCGTCATCTGCCGATCGGGTGCGATGACGGTGGCCGAGATCTCGGCCACCGGCCTGCCGGCGATCTATGTCCCGCTCCCGCACGGCAACGGCGAACAGCGACTCAACGCGCTCCCGGTGGTCGAGGCAGGCGGCGGCATCATCGTCGACGACGCAGAGCTGACCGCGGACTGGGTGGCCCGAGAGGTCCCCGCGATGCTCGCCGACCGGGACCGGCTGGCCGCGATGTCGGTGGCCGCGACCGGCTCGGGTCATCGTGACGCCGCGGACGCGGTCGCGTCGGCGGCACTGGAACTTGCCGCACAGCACCGAGGGGGCGGCCGACGACGGCGGCTCCGTTCCGCGTTTCGTTCACCGGGATCGGTATCGGAGCGGTGA